The nucleotide window TGTGCGACGGCGCCGAACTGGCCACGGCGGCCCTCGACTACTCCTGCCACAGCCTGGCGGTCTACCGCCGGCTCCGCGGCGAGTACTGCGATCTCGACCTCGCCAACTCCCGCAAGCTGCCCGTGCCGCAGGCCGTCCCGCCGCAGCTGGTCGCCCGGGAACACGACCGTGACGTGGTGCTCTCCCCCACCGACCGCGCCGACCGCTGGCAGCTGCGGGTGGAGACCTCACACCCGGTGCTCTTCGACCACCCCGTGGACCACGCGCCCGGGATGCTGATGATCGAGGCCGCCCGGCAGGCCGCGCAGGCGTCCACGCCCGGCAGCACCCTCCCGGTCTCCCTGGAGTGCTCGTTCGCGCGCTACGCCGAACTCGACGCCCCGTCCTGGGTGCAGGCCCGGACCACCGAGCGGGCCGACGACGGCAGCCGGCAGTCCACCGTCACCGTCGAGCAGCACGACAAGCCCGTCATCTCGGCACAGATCACCAGCGTGCCGACGCCCTGACCGGCCGCTTCGCCGGCCCGCCGGCCCCCTGACCGCGCACCGCTCCTCCGCCGCCCGCCCGGCAGTCCGCCGGGGCGGCCCCGATACGGCCCCGCCCCACTGCCCGTGCCTCCCCGTCACCGCAGTGTGAGGCGGGGCTTCGGTACGTCGGTACGTCCGGTGGGCGGGGTGCGGCTGCCCGCCTGGTACGGCAGCGGCCAGGGCGCGCCCGGCCCCGCGTACTCCTGCTCCGCGGCGGCGTGCAGCGTCCAGTGCGGGTCGTACAGATGCGGCCTGGCCAGCGCGCACAGGTCCGCACGCCCGGCCAGCACCAGGGAGTTGACGTCGTCCCAGGAGGACAGGGCGCCGACCGCGATGACCGGCACACCGAGGGTGTTGCGGATCCGGTCGGCGAACGGGGTCTGGTAGGAGCGGCCGAAGTCGGGGCGTTCGTCGGGGACCACCTGCCCGGTCGAGACATCGATGGCGTCGGCGCCGTGCCGGGCGAAGGCCCCGGCGATGGCCACCGCGTCGTCGGCCGTGGTGCCGCCGTCCGCCCAGTCGGTCGCGGAGATCCGGACCGTCATCGGGCGCTCGGCCGGCCAGACGGCGCGGACCGCGTCGAAGACCTCCAGAGGGAAGCGCAGCCGGGCGGTGAGGTCGCCGCCGTAGGCGTCGGTGCGGTGGTTGGTGAGCGGTGAGAGGAAGCCGGAGAGCAGATAGCCGTGGGCGCAGTGGAGTTCGAGCAGATCGAAGCCGGCGCGGGCGGCGGACTCGGCGGAGCCGACGAACTGCTCGCGTACGGTGGCGAGTTCGGACGCGGTCAGGGCGTGCGGGAGCTGGTTGACGCCGGGGCGGTAGGGCAGCGGGGAGGCCGCCACGACCGGCCAGTTGCCCTCCGGGAGCGGCTGGTCGATACCGTCCCACATCAGCCGGGTCGAGCCCTTGCGGCCGGAGTGCCCGAGCTGGACGCCGAGGGCGGTGCCGGGCGCGGAGGTGTGGACGAAGTCGGTGACCCGGCGCCAGGCGGCCTCATGGCCCGGTGTGTACAGCCCCGTACAGCCGGGCGTGATCCGTCCCTCGGGGCTGACGCACACCATCTCCGTCATCACCAGCCCGGCGCCGCCCAGCGCGCGGGCGCCGAGGTGGACGAGGTGGAAGTCGCCCGGGGTGCCCTCGCCGTCCGTCGCGGAGTACATGTCCATCGGGGAGACCACGACGCGGTTGCGCAGGGTCAGCCCGCCCAGGCGGAACGGGGTGAACATGGGTGGCGTGGTGGCCTCGAAGCCCGCCTCGCGCTCGACGGCCGTGACGAATCCGGGGTCGCGCAGCCGCAGGTTGTCGTGGGTGACCCGGCGGCTGCGGGTGAGGAGGTTGAAGGCGAACTGGTGGGGCGGCTGGTCGAGGTAGGTGGCCAGCTCCTCGAACCAGGCGAGGCTGGCGCGGGCGGCACGCTGGGTGGAGGCGACGACGGGGCGGCGCTCCTGCTCGTAGGCGGCCAGCGCGGAGGCGGTGTTCGGCTGCTCCTGGAGGCAGGCGGCCAGCGCCAGGGCGTCCTCGACGGCGAGCTTGGTGCCGGAGCCGATGGAGAAGTGCGCGGTGTGCGCGGCGTCGCCCAGCAGCACCGTATTGCCGTGGGACCAGCGGTCGTTGACGACCGTGCGGAAGGCGATCCAGCTGGAGTTGTTGGCGCGCAGCGACCGGCCGCCCAGCGCGTCCGCGAAGACCTTGGCGCACCACTGCGCCGACTCGCGCTCGTCGCAGCGGTCGAGTCCGGCCGCACGCCAGACCTCCTCGCGCATCTCGACGATGACGGTGCTGGCGCCCGGGGACCGCTCCCCCTCGGCGGGGCCCGGCGCGGGCCCGCCGGGCGTCGGGCGGGAGTAGGGATAGGCGTGGAGCTGTGCGACGCCGTGCTCGGTCTCGGCGATCTCGAAGCGGAAGGCGTCGAAGGCGAAGTCGGCGGCGAGCCAGATGTAGCGGCAGCGGTGGGTGGTCAGCCGCGGGCCGAAGACCTCGGCGTGCGCGGTGCGGGTCGTGCTGTGCACCCCGTCGGCGGCGATCACCAGATCGTGGGTGCGCGCGAGTTCGGCGGCGGGCGGGGCC belongs to Streptomyces sp. NBC_01454 and includes:
- a CDS encoding ScbA/BarX family gamma-butyrolactone biosynthesis protein, which produces MASATLAPYVRDERPDIGGEDANGSRPSALTSTVPREYVHRTAISEVFLTNWRRGAADGWVVSAQWPRAHTFYGPRHGLHDPILLIETVRQAGILLSHVAHQVPLDHPIIWQRVRYDLLPEALRTTGQPAEIELHVTDHDMIYRGKRLATARQEFRILCDGAELATAALDYSCHSLAVYRRLRGEYCDLDLANSRKLPVPQAVPPQLVAREHDRDVVLSPTDRADRWQLRVETSHPVLFDHPVDHAPGMLMIEAARQAAQASTPGSTLPVSLECSFARYAELDAPSWVQARTTERADDGSRQSTVTVEQHDKPVISAQITSVPTP
- a CDS encoding bifunctional salicylyl-CoA 5-hydroxylase/oxidoreductase; the protein is MRVAVVGGGPGGLYAAVLLKRLDPAREITVWERNAPEDTFGFGVVLSDETLGGIEHADPEVYRALQAEFVRWDDIDIVHRGRTLTSGGHGFAALSRRRLLAVLHRRCRDLGVELRFRTEAPPAAELARTHDLVIAADGVHSTTRTAHAEVFGPRLTTHRCRYIWLAADFAFDAFRFEIAETEHGVAQLHAYPYSRPTPGGPAPGPAEGERSPGASTVIVEMREEVWRAAGLDRCDERESAQWCAKVFADALGGRSLRANNSSWIAFRTVVNDRWSHGNTVLLGDAAHTAHFSIGSGTKLAVEDALALAACLQEQPNTASALAAYEQERRPVVASTQRAARASLAWFEELATYLDQPPHQFAFNLLTRSRRVTHDNLRLRDPGFVTAVEREAGFEATTPPMFTPFRLGGLTLRNRVVVSPMDMYSATDGEGTPGDFHLVHLGARALGGAGLVMTEMVCVSPEGRITPGCTGLYTPGHEAAWRRVTDFVHTSAPGTALGVQLGHSGRKGSTRLMWDGIDQPLPEGNWPVVAASPLPYRPGVNQLPHALTASELATVREQFVGSAESAARAGFDLLELHCAHGYLLSGFLSPLTNHRTDAYGGDLTARLRFPLEVFDAVRAVWPAERPMTVRISATDWADGGTTADDAVAIAGAFARHGADAIDVSTGQVVPDERPDFGRSYQTPFADRIRNTLGVPVIAVGALSSWDDVNSLVLAGRADLCALARPHLYDPHWTLHAAAEQEYAGPGAPWPLPYQAGSRTPPTGRTDVPKPRLTLR